TGGTTTCATAGAAGCATCCATTTATCCTGTTGTTATTTAAAGTCCAGTAGATTTGCCCATGGCTGTACGATGATGCTTTACTCATGAACAAGATCTTGATATCAGAACCCAGTTCTATGTATGGGTCTTGTGGGATAACTTCTAGCAACAAACAATTTAATGTTATTTTCAAACCAAGTTAATAAATTAAATCTTTAACAGTGGTCAAGCATAATCCTTATTCCTTTACTTTAAAATGATTCCTTAGAAACCATACAAATTCTTTACATTTGTAAAAGCAAGGCTTATTCAAATCCTACAACTGTCTTAAATACAGTTAAGTTTGTTAAGGTACCTGTTGCAAGAACTGGCGTCAGGAGAATGCACAATAACGAAAAATACATCTTCAAACTTTAGCAAGAATAACTTTAAAATTAGGTGACATCCAGTGAATCGGATTGGAACTTGTTTCCCTCTTAACTCGAGACTGAATAAGAAAAAAACCCGGTACGACTTCGATGTGGATGCAGTCTACTTTGCTCACAACAGCGATAAAGAGGAAGTGTTAACGGTAACCATCAGTCGTCTCCATGTAGAATAAAACACTGACAGGTCGTATCAAATCAGTGAACAGAACCACAATATCCTTTACTGGAGTAAGTTATGATTTCTTACATAAATTACATAGTCAACCAGGAAACAAACATGCTTTTCCAACACCATATGTCTACAATGAAAACACACTCGGCTAGATCTACACAGATTTGAGGTAAAATTATAGAAGAAAGCTTAAATCACAATTCAAATGCCCATCACATTAATCAATAAGATTCATCTCAGACCAGGCTCAAGCAATTAACAATTTCTGATTAAGACAAAATTATGTTCAAACAATATGAAAAAGGTAAAAGTAACACTGAACAAAAGCAGTCTTGAAAATCAACACAAAAAACAGCTTGAGCTTTACTCCCAGTCATCATCGTCACCACCTGTGGTTTGGGCTGCAGGCTGGCTTGAGGCCTCACTCTGGAAAGAACCCCCCTGGTGCAACAGACATCCAATTAAAGCATGCACAACACCCTACATGTTCTAGACGTTTTAAAATGAATCGCTTAAAATACATACCTTCCTACTATCAGTAGAGGCAAAGGTGCTTCCTCTGGGATTGAACCCTGAGGTTCCATGGGCACTAAAGGCCAGTTCTTCAAGCCACGAGGGCACCTCCTGCTGGGCCTGTCGAAGGTCACAGTATTTAAAAAGTCTTGCTTGGATCAAGATGCCGTTTCAGCCACTTATGGTCGGCAAAGAGACCTACCCCAGAGAGTACTTTGACCATAGAACGGGCCAGCTGGACGTCGTTTTGCGGGTCGAAAAAAGACACTGCTCGCCCGGTATTTCCACAACGGCCCGTTCTACCAATGCGGTGGACGTACTCATCTATATTGTTGGGGAGGTCAAAGTTCACAACATGCTGGACATGATCGATGTCCAGGCCGCGGGCAGCTACGGAGGTGGCCACCAGTACAGGACATTTGCCTGTGCGGAAGTCACTGAGTGCCTGCTCTCGCTCCCTCTGCTCACGATCACTGTTACAAGACAACAAGTCAAGAGTATAAAACATACACCATCGTGTCAGTTGCACTAGATCATTTGAGGGGACATGATGCATGATAACAAACTGTACCCATGAATGCTTGTAGTAGAAACGTTCTCCTGACAGAGGAAGGTTGCAATGAAGTCAGCCTGTCTCTTGGTTTCCACGAACACCATTGTGCGATCAGTACCTGCAGTAAAACATACCAATGAATCTGTATTCATTGAGGAACTAAAGTCATGGCTGAAGTTGAGTACCTGTAGTCTTGAGGACATCCAACAGTTGCTGTCTCTTGGAGAACTTGTCCACCTGGACAACCACTTGCTCCACGTCACTACAGGCTCCACCCACCACGCCCACCGCCAGAAACAGGTAGTCAGTCTTCAGGAAGTCAGCAGCCAATCTGTAGTGTGacaaaacatttttataaaGTATTATACAACATTTTAGGTCAGATACAGGCCTATAGTCATCATTTATTAATAGTATGAGTTGTTTCAATCTTAACTATCAAATAAAACCATGTATGGCTGCATGTTGTCCAAAACGAACAGACCTCTGGATGTCCTCAGGATAGGTGGCACTGAACAGAAGGGTCTGCCGCTGCTCTTTGGGGGGCATGCCAGGGGAGCCCACCAGCTTCCTCATGTCTGGCTCAAACCCCATGTCCAACATTCTGTCTGCCTCATCCAGCACCAGGTATTTCAACTTGCTGAGGCCAACCTTGTGAGATTGGATAGTTATGCTCATCTTCTCCATAGTACAATTTTGGCAGAGTTTTTTTTGCCAAAATGTATCATTGTATTATGTTTCAAATTGAAGTGTCAATGTGGGTCTATACCTTTCCTCTACCAATAATGTCCAGCAGTCTTCCTGGAGTCCCACACAACACGTTGCAGCCCTTCATCACCTCTCTGATCGTGTAACCGGTGCTTATGCCACCGTAAACCACCACTGGACGCACACAAGTCCTACACATCACATAAAGAAAGACGTTTGGAAAGATGAAAAGTTGTTTTTGGTTGGTGCCACACCCACTTCTGGTTTTAAATGTTTTAGCTGTACAGATCATGTCTGGTATTGTCCACATGCAGGCAGTGGCATCTCTGCACAGACCTAACAAACACTGATGAAGACTACATACCCATGGGCAAATTTCCTGGCCTCCATATAGATCTGGTTGATCAGCTCCCGGGTAGGGGCCACTATGATGGCCTCAGGCTCCTGTAACTCACTGAACTGACTCGCGGCCACGCCATCCGCCATCAGCTTCTGCAGGATTGGCAGCAAGAAAGCAGCCTGAAAGACATGTCAGAGGGTTAGGGAACTGGGACCGTGTCACCCTCAGCCATGGTCTTATGTGTATGTACAAAACACACCGTTTTTCCTGAACCTGTCTGGGCACAAGCCATCAGATCCCTCCCTGCAGCAATAATAGGGATACCATGCTTTTGTACCGGAGTGGGCTTCACATAGCCAGACTTGCTGACATTTCTGTTCAAGGTGTCGCACAAGGCTGCCTCTTGAAATGTCTGAGGAAATAAACCGAGGGTCAATGAATAACTCTTCCTAACATAGAGAACAACTGCACACCCCAGTGATGTAATATCAGAATGATGTTCTATTCAAATGACAGTCAATACTGTAGAACAGTGGTTCTCCATCTTGGTCCTTGTGCCCCCCTAGCCTGCATGTTTttgaatgggtcattatcaagctcaacagaagcctgataacgaccaaTTCATTtgaaatcaggtgtgttggagcagggaaacgtctaaaacatgcaggcaggagggcccgaggaccagggttgagaaccactgctctagaaGAATCAGGTTTATTTGCTTTGGTGCacaggtgcatacaataaacagtATTAAAAGTGGCATGCACACAGTGTTGTTCTGCTTACCATGATGGCCTTTGGGGGATTGCTGCCACTAACATCCACTAGGATGTTGTCGTACTTGTCAAAGTTGATACCCGACTCGTAATGGGCAAAAATGGAGTCCTCCTCttcagagagggctggaggtaCGTAGGTCACCTTTGGTGGACCTGGGTACATTCAAAAGTAGATTTGCCGTTTTCACTCAGGCCATTCAAGTACTTCAAAAACGTTTAGAATTTGAAGTCACATAAGACCAGAGATACTAACCTGCATTTTCCatatctcctcccccttcaccaTCCCTGGCTAAACAACAGAGAATAGTATATCAAAATGGGTCTTTTCTATCAATCTGTTTAATTAAAATTGAAAAGTAATTATAAGACATGGAACCTTTAGAAAATACTTCTTCATCTCTTCCACGGTAACCTAGTGTAACAAGGACATTTCACAAAGGAATCACCATTTCATATCATGGTGTCATAATACTGCATATAATTGTTCCATTTGCATAATCAATTACCTCCCCCACTGCCAAAGTCCCCTCTTCCACCATCTTCACTGCCTAAAACAAAAACACTTATAAATAACACCAGCCAAGGCAACATGCATACACAAGATACTATTAGCAAAACTAATGAATGGAATGAAACGACACATGCCAGACAATGAATGAGCCAAATCAGCCATGATCTAGGATAATATAGAACCAGACTAATCTTACCGTTACTGAATCCACCACCTCCCCTTGACCCTCTGCCACCTCCTGGTGAGAAAGCAGTGTTGCAGGttaattttacatttcagtaTACTCTATGTTCAATTAGCTTTGGATCCAATTAAACACTTACCcctgcctcctcttccaccGAAGCCTCCCCTCCCACCGCCTCTGTTCCCAAAGCTGCCCCCATCAACATCTAAGGTGCACACAGTAAACTCAAGTCAATCAAGTTTAAAATGCCCAGAAAGATTACAATCAGGTCAATTTTGGAATAGTATCTAAAGACAAATGGCATGGTACAAAACAGTGAAGCCAGGCAATTAAAAATGTATTAATATGTTGGGACCATAACAGAACACTTGTTCTGTACAGTTGAATATGACCCTTGACATAGCGACACATACAAAATGTTGTACAGACATCTCCAAAACGCTGTGAAAAGGTATCCCATTTAGTGAGGTACAGCAGGAGACACCTTTACACAGCTGGTTGAATTGAAGAGTAGGCTAGTAGTCAGGACAGTATCAAGGCCAATGGCAACTGCAGGAGATGCTGGAGTTAATGGATAATCTAGAATAACTAATGAAAGATTTTTTTCTACTTACCATTCTCATTTTTATCAGTCCCTGctcaaaataagaaaaaaaggcTTTTAGTATGTAAAGGAGTACATGAGTAGATTTAGACATTCATTAAGTTAATAAACATACCAAAAGAGAATGAACTCTTGGACCCTCCCCTGCCTGAAGGACAGAATATTTCAAAATatattaaataataaaaacGTATCAAGAAAATGTGCCATTTGCTTTTAAATCGACAGGAGATTCACCTCTGCTACCACCTCTTCCAAAGTCTCCACCTCCATTGTTCCAAGAGCTGCCTCGGTCATCTACAGTTACATAAGatcaaataaaaatgaaatCCATCAAAACGTCCCATTTAACAAAATAGAATTTGAGTGCAATCAATCTCACATTTATTAACTGCTGAAGTCTTTTCAGAAACACCAATTAACTGGTGAAATTAGTAATAAGTGTTCAAAACATCAGACTTTACCGACCAATATTTGATATATTGCTGGCAAATGTGGTACTGGCAtcctgaaaaaaaagaaaatgcaatTGGAAAACAATCGTTTGAATCAAACTAGCATCACGCGTCAATGCTGTTCCACTTAAAATAGCTTACCTCCTCTACCCAGTCGTCCATTTTTTGTGAAGTGGCTGCCTGCAATTAAGATGAACGTGACAGCTAGTTAGGTGTGAAATATTGTCTTCTAACATACATCGTTATAATTATTAAATGCTTACGGCAAGCAGCAAGTTATCATAGAAATACTTGTCGGTTAAAAGTGTATTCAATATGTTTGCCAGTAAACCTATGCATATTTCCCAAGTAGGGGTCAAATCAGTCAGAGGCCACGTGCTGCTGAACCTATCATGGCCAACATGTTCCAAGAACTAGCCATAGCCTAATTTCCTTGCCAAACTAGCCCAATAAATTACTAACGTACTTTCAATAGTAGGTAACCGACTGGTTACATCCAAATCAGCATAGTTCTATATTTTACAGACCACTCAGAACTAATGCCGGATTGCAATATATAGTTTCCTCCTTGTTGCACACCATGTCGATGTAGAGTTAGCTACAGCAGCTACCACACGTTTCAAGTTAGCTAGCTATTACCGCCAGTAAACTAGATTAAAGTTAGCAACGTTCTCCATACTATATTTCGGTATATGGCTTAAAAATATGAACAAGGATAGAAAAAGGTCAAAAGTTAAATGTTGATTTATCAACTGTGTATATTAAATTAGGTTAAATGTGCACGCGCATAATTGCTAGCTAATCAAGTCTCGACTGTGGAATAAAGCGTTGATTTCGAGTGTATTTCTTCAAAATAACGTATTTGGATTGACAGTCAGACAACATCTTACATTGATTtttaaaatctaaaaatcattaACGATACCTACTGTATAGGGTAGCCTTCAATAACTCTTGGTGGCGTTCCACGTGGCGTCAGGTGTGCTGCTGATCGTTGAATGGACCGAATTAATTCTGACGACTGAAGAAAAACCTGCTGCGGCGGCGGGAATAGTGACAAACAGTCATCAAAGAAGGGGTGTTAACATTTCTTCCGTAAAATATTACCACTACGTTTGTAACATCATATCTATTCAACTTGCATTAGAAATATGATGTTTTTTTCCATTCTGTAAATGTATTAAATTAAAGAAACTATTAAACAAAGAGTAATACGAGTAGTTCAGCTGAAGTACGCTCCTAACTAGCCTACTTGGAAGGCACATGCGACAGCCTGTTATTTTTGACTactttatgtttttattttttattattttatatatatatttgaagaaaaaaaaaatatgtgtaGAGATCTATAGGCTACATCGGAAAAATCATCTGAGGCGATGGTGACACTTCACAATATACATTTTACAGCATTGTACAGTTTACGATAGGCTTTACAATTTATGATTTTAGTTCAGTTTATATAAACATTCAATCAATTAATTTGATATTTCTTCTGGAAGTTTAAGTGTAAACTATTAAActatgggtggggggggggattaacgCTGTATAACTCAGTAAATCTAGACAATTATCAACTCGGCAGAAATCTGCCCTTCGTCTACTAATTGATTAATTGTATATAGCGTGACAAATGTTTGAAATGCGAGAGAAATACGtgttgcgtgagagcgtgagaaatggttgttTTTACAATCAATGGTTTTAATGCGTGAGAGGCTGGATGGTGTAAATCGCCGGCCTGACACTCCCGAACTGTAGGTGGCGATGATTCACATCATAAATGTTAGTTGTATTCCAATCTGCCATAATATGGAAAGAAgcagttattattatttttttactcaGCATCCTCCAATATTGAGACGAACCTAAACTGTAGGGTTTTTATGGGAAGGATATTgatagggatgggcgaacgatgccttgtgaagctttggtggtttcttccggattgtgccggcccaaagagccgaactatcggcgctttgaaaatgaacagcgtcatctagcagccgtttaaactggctgaatgaggcgtagtggttgtctccgaccgtagactaccctacgttattcaatatttaattaaggctacatgtgttcattttgatctgatattagtgctcacacattaaaatgttgtgatacatccgtaggcctttagaattatgtcattttctcacagtaaaagttaaagactatcgtacgagattcactggacttgggatcccagattcgcattaacaatatgtagtcgtacaacgctttaaccaactacaccaccgaagagaccattacttgttaaagcggttggacggactttatacgatatggtctttatatcaattaaactagataacacagattttttcttaacatttgttatatgtaggtctattgtgaactgggggaactttatttttacaaattattattactgttgacaatgttgacgaatcatcaacatttgttttctgggcactgtatagacctacctagtcctatcatgttacgtttcatttcaataaaataacacaacacaaatgca
The Hypomesus transpacificus isolate Combined female chromosome 22, fHypTra1, whole genome shotgun sequence genome window above contains:
- the ddx4 gene encoding probable ATP-dependent RNA helicase DDX4; its protein translation is MDDWVEEDASTTFASNISNIDDRGSSWNNGGGDFGRGGSRGRGGSKSSFSFGTDKNENDVDGGSFGNRGGGRGGFGGRGGRGGGRGSRGGGGFSNGSEDGGRGDFGSGGGYRGRDEEVFSKARDGEGGGDMENAGPPKVTYVPPALSEEEDSIFAHYESGINFDKYDNILVDVSGSNPPKAIMTFQEAALCDTLNRNVSKSGYVKPTPVQKHGIPIIAAGRDLMACAQTGSGKTAAFLLPILQKLMADGVAASQFSELQEPEAIIVAPTRELINQIYMEARKFAHGTCVRPVVVYGGISTGYTIREVMKGCNVLCGTPGRLLDIIGRGKVGLSKLKYLVLDEADRMLDMGFEPDMRKLVGSPGMPPKEQRQTLLFSATYPEDIQRLAADFLKTDYLFLAVGVVGGACSDVEQVVVQVDKFSKRQQLLDVLKTTGTDRTMVFVETKRQADFIATFLCQENVSTTSIHGDREQREREQALSDFRTGKCPVLVATSVAARGLDIDHVQHVVNFDLPNNIDEYVHRIGRTGRCGNTGRAVSFFDPQNDVQLARSMVKVLSGAQQEVPSWLEELAFSAHGTSGFNPRGSTFASTDSRKGGSFQSEASSQPAAQTTGGDDDDWE